In Salana multivorans, a single genomic region encodes these proteins:
- a CDS encoding LacI family DNA-binding transcriptional regulator — MIAREVGVSVPTVSKVLNGRTDVAPATRARVEEVLARHQYRKPTARSLTRSGRLIELVIHEADTIWAMELIKGVERVAGPARIGVVLSELGGSHRPRQEWIDDVMARRPLGVVFVLSELDGRQREQLASRGIPYVVVDTQGEIPRGVHTVGSNNWNGGLIATRHLIALGHRRIGVVAGPRDILCSRARVDGYRSAHDEAGIQLDPAIARWGNFRSEAGYEHGGALLDLPERPTAIFAGSDLQALGVVRAAQERGLRIPEDLSLVGYDNLPITEWLNPPLTTVTQPLQEMAGLATRLVLELAQGETPSSTHVELGTELVVRGSTGPVPAA, encoded by the coding sequence ATGATCGCTCGCGAGGTGGGCGTGTCCGTGCCCACGGTCTCCAAGGTGCTCAACGGGCGCACGGACGTCGCTCCCGCCACCCGCGCCCGCGTCGAGGAGGTCCTCGCGCGCCACCAGTACCGCAAGCCGACGGCACGCAGCCTGACCCGCAGCGGCCGGCTCATCGAGCTGGTCATCCACGAGGCCGACACGATCTGGGCGATGGAGCTCATCAAGGGCGTCGAGCGGGTCGCCGGGCCGGCGCGGATCGGCGTCGTCCTGTCCGAGCTGGGCGGCTCGCACCGGCCGCGTCAGGAGTGGATCGACGACGTCATGGCGCGCCGCCCGCTCGGCGTCGTCTTCGTCCTGTCCGAGCTGGACGGCCGCCAGCGCGAGCAGCTCGCGTCCCGCGGCATCCCCTACGTCGTCGTCGACACCCAGGGCGAGATCCCGCGCGGCGTCCACACGGTCGGCTCGAACAACTGGAACGGCGGCCTCATCGCGACCCGCCACCTCATCGCGCTCGGCCACCGGCGGATCGGCGTGGTCGCGGGGCCGCGCGACATTCTCTGCTCCCGGGCCCGCGTCGACGGCTACCGCTCGGCGCACGACGAGGCGGGCATCCAGCTCGACCCCGCCATCGCGCGCTGGGGGAACTTCCGCTCGGAGGCCGGGTACGAGCACGGCGGGGCCCTGCTCGACCTGCCCGAGCGGCCGACGGCGATCTTCGCCGGTTCGGACCTCCAGGCGCTCGGCGTCGTGCGGGCGGCCCAGGAGCGCGGCCTGCGCATCCCCGAGGACCTCTCGCTCGTCGGGTACGACAACCTCCCGATCACCGAGTGGCTCAACCCCCCGCTCACCACCGTCACCCAGCCGCTCCAGGAGATGGCCGGTCTCGCGACGCGCCTCGTCCTCGAGCTGGCGCAGGGCGAGACGCCGAGCTCGACGCACGTCGAGCT
- a CDS encoding bifunctional aldolase/short-chain dehydrogenase, which translates to MTQPSAPAPAPREQLVARSNRLGSDPRVTNYAGGNTSAKGVETDPVTGEPVELVWVKGSGGDLGTLTEKNLAVLRLDRLRALTGVYPGVEREDEMVAAFDYCLHGKGGAAPSIDTAMHGLVDAPHVDHLHPDSGIAIATSADGERLTSEIFGDRVVWVPWRRPGFQLGLDIAAIKAANPQAIGCILGGHGITAWGEDSDEVEARSLEIIRTAEQAIDAATAALAERGEHPFGPVRPGFEALPDDERRRRAAALAPVVRGLASADRPQVGHVTDSEVVLDFLSREKLARLAELGTSCPDHFLRTKVKPLVVDLPADAPLEDVVARLRELHEAYRADYAGYYERNAEPGSPAMRGADPAIVLVPGVGMFSFGKDKQTARVAGEFYVNAINVMRGAEALSTYAPIDEREKFRIEYWALEEAKLQRMPAPKPLATRVAVVTGAASGIGKAIAERLAAEGACVVVADLDAEKARAAAAEIGTSDVAVGIAADVTDEAAVAAMIDAACLAFGGVDLVVNNAGLSISKPLLETTTRDWDLQHDVMARGSFLVAREAARAMIAQRLGGDIVYIASKNSLFAGPNNIAYSATKADQAHQVRLLAAELGEHGIRVNGINPDGVVRGSGIFAGGWGAQRAAVYGVDEQDLGAYYAQRTLLKKEVLPEHVAAAVVALTGPDLVQTTGLHVPVDSGVAAAFLR; encoded by the coding sequence ATGACGCAGCCCAGTGCCCCAGCCCCCGCCCCCCGCGAGCAGCTCGTCGCTCGCTCGAACCGGCTCGGCTCGGACCCCCGCGTCACCAACTACGCCGGCGGCAACACCTCGGCCAAGGGCGTGGAGACCGACCCCGTCACGGGCGAGCCGGTCGAGCTGGTCTGGGTCAAGGGGTCCGGCGGCGACCTCGGCACGCTCACCGAGAAGAACCTCGCGGTGCTCCGCCTCGACCGCCTCCGCGCCCTCACCGGCGTCTACCCCGGCGTCGAGCGCGAGGACGAGATGGTCGCGGCCTTCGACTACTGCCTCCACGGCAAGGGCGGTGCCGCGCCGTCGATCGACACGGCCATGCACGGCCTCGTCGACGCCCCGCACGTCGACCACCTCCACCCCGACTCCGGCATCGCCATCGCCACGAGCGCCGACGGCGAGCGCCTCACGTCGGAGATCTTCGGCGACCGGGTCGTCTGGGTCCCGTGGCGCCGTCCCGGCTTCCAGCTCGGCCTCGACATCGCCGCGATCAAGGCGGCCAACCCGCAGGCGATCGGCTGCATCCTCGGCGGGCACGGCATCACCGCGTGGGGTGAGGACTCCGACGAGGTCGAGGCCCGCAGCCTCGAGATCATCCGCACCGCCGAGCAGGCGATCGACGCCGCGACCGCGGCACTCGCCGAGCGCGGGGAGCACCCGTTCGGCCCCGTCCGTCCGGGCTTCGAGGCGCTGCCCGACGACGAGCGCCGCCGTCGCGCCGCCGCCCTCGCGCCCGTCGTCCGTGGCCTCGCGTCGGCCGACCGGCCGCAGGTCGGCCACGTGACGGACAGCGAGGTCGTGCTCGACTTCCTCTCCCGCGAGAAGCTGGCGCGGCTTGCCGAGCTGGGCACGTCCTGCCCCGACCACTTCCTGCGGACCAAGGTGAAGCCGCTCGTCGTCGACCTGCCGGCCGACGCGCCGCTGGAGGACGTCGTCGCCCGGCTCAGGGAGCTGCACGAGGCGTACCGGGCCGACTACGCCGGCTACTACGAGCGCAACGCCGAGCCCGGCTCGCCGGCCATGCGTGGCGCCGACCCGGCGATCGTGCTCGTCCCGGGCGTCGGGATGTTCTCGTTCGGCAAGGACAAGCAGACGGCGCGCGTCGCCGGCGAGTTCTACGTCAACGCGATCAACGTCATGCGCGGTGCCGAGGCCCTGTCGACCTACGCGCCGATCGACGAGCGGGAGAAGTTCCGGATCGAGTACTGGGCGCTGGAGGAGGCCAAGCTCCAGCGCATGCCAGCGCCCAAGCCGCTGGCGACCCGCGTCGCCGTCGTGACCGGGGCGGCGTCCGGCATCGGAAAGGCCATCGCGGAGCGGCTCGCGGCCGAGGGGGCCTGCGTCGTCGTCGCCGACCTCGACGCGGAGAAGGCGCGCGCCGCCGCCGCCGAGATCGGGACGAGCGACGTCGCCGTCGGGATCGCCGCCGACGTCACCGACGAGGCGGCCGTCGCCGCGATGATCGACGCGGCCTGCCTCGCCTTCGGCGGCGTCGACCTCGTCGTCAACAACGCGGGGCTCTCCATCTCCAAGCCGCTCCTGGAGACCACGACAAGGGACTGGGACCTGCAGCACGACGTCATGGCGCGCGGCTCGTTCCTCGTCGCCCGCGAGGCCGCCCGCGCGATGATCGCCCAGCGGCTCGGCGGCGACATCGTCTACATCGCGTCGAAGAACTCGCTCTTCGCCGGCCCGAACAACATCGCCTACTCCGCGACGAAGGCCGACCAGGCCCACCAGGTGCGGCTGCTCGCGGCCGAGCTCGGTGAGCACGGCATCCGGGTCAACGGGATCAACCCCGACGGCGTCGTCCGCGGCTCGGGCATCTTCGCCGGCGGCTGGGGCGCCCAGCGCGCGGCCGTCTACGGCGTCGACGAGCAGGACCTCGGCGCGTACTACGCCCAGCGCACGCTCCTGAAGAAGGAGGTGCTGCCGGAGCACGTGGCGGCCGCCGTCGTCGCGCTCACCGGTCCGGACCTGGTCCAGACGACCGGCCTGCACGTCCCGGTCGACTCGGGGGTCGCCGCCGCGTTCCTGCGCTAG
- a CDS encoding LacI family DNA-binding transcriptional regulator: protein MPSPSMPRPATSKDVARLAGVSQTTVSYVLRGTGRISPQTRRRVEEACETLHYRPNLAAQSMRTGRTGRLAILTATPGISPGGLLSAAAAATVAVAERYAPEIRVVAVEPELRAESVHDVLGSGSFEGILSFIPLDLEHDPTRARVVVMSEAFDDQMRVTDERIGAQPVRRLMSGLAARGHRRFLHLAGDLEYLSARKRRDAYLAAVAELGLTDLGVHECGWSGERTLEVVRSIGPDLDLEGVAVVAANDILASAAIRGLLERGVRVPDHAVVTGWDDMPTSAFQVPALTTVGVDFAAFGAWAMRTLIARVRDEPEPADPGELQRIHWRESTGDVPEGAPHPPTSG from the coding sequence ATGCCGAGCCCGTCGATGCCACGCCCTGCGACCAGCAAGGACGTCGCACGCCTGGCGGGCGTCAGCCAGACGACGGTCTCCTACGTCCTGCGCGGCACGGGCCGCATCTCACCGCAGACCAGGAGGCGCGTCGAGGAGGCGTGCGAGACGCTGCACTACCGGCCGAACCTCGCGGCCCAGTCGATGCGGACCGGTCGCACCGGCCGGCTCGCCATCCTCACCGCGACGCCCGGCATCAGCCCCGGCGGGCTCCTATCGGCCGCGGCCGCCGCGACGGTCGCCGTCGCCGAGCGCTACGCCCCCGAGATCCGGGTCGTGGCGGTCGAGCCCGAGCTGCGCGCGGAGTCGGTCCACGACGTGCTCGGCTCCGGCTCCTTCGAGGGGATCCTCAGCTTCATCCCGCTCGACCTGGAGCACGACCCGACCCGCGCCCGCGTCGTCGTCATGTCCGAGGCGTTCGACGACCAGATGCGCGTGACCGACGAGCGGATCGGAGCCCAGCCGGTCCGGCGGCTCATGTCGGGGCTCGCCGCGCGCGGCCACCGGCGCTTCCTCCACCTGGCCGGCGACCTGGAGTACCTCTCCGCCCGCAAGCGGCGCGACGCCTACCTCGCGGCGGTCGCGGAGCTCGGGCTGACCGACCTCGGCGTCCACGAGTGCGGCTGGTCCGGCGAGCGGACCCTCGAGGTGGTGCGCTCCATCGGTCCGGACCTCGACCTCGAGGGCGTCGCCGTCGTCGCAGCGAACGACATCCTCGCCTCCGCGGCGATCCGGGGCCTCCTCGAGCGCGGCGTGCGCGTGCCCGACCACGCCGTCGTCACCGGCTGGGACGACATGCCGACGTCGGCCTTCCAGGTGCCGGCGCTCACGACCGTTGGCGTCGACTTCGCCGCGTTCGGCGCCTGGGCCATGCGGACGCTCATCGCGCGGGTCAGGGACGAGCCGGAGCCCGCGGACCCCGGGGAGCTCCAGCGCATCCACTGGCGCGAGTCGACCGGAGACGTGCCGGAGGGCGCGCCGCACCCTCCGACGTCGGGGTGA
- a CDS encoding ABC transporter substrate-binding protein, producing MRIRSTAGVVAVVAASGAMLLAACAPGQVEGGSSDTGGSDPTEVESVDPSEFAGKTLNYVYFTDGPDEAATRELITAFEETYDVTVNLEILPYADLVTSVTQRLTGGNAPDVARLSTLQDFRADLLPLGQYLGADYRDEFLEGPLQAVVEDDGDIIAVPSDQTLNGLFVNVDLFDQAGVELPDPEDPWTWEEMLDAASKVKAATGTAYAFAMDKSGHRLSTVLSQYGTALLSADGVALDEAKAVAAMQPLVDMMAVDDMPRDFWLGSGSRYEGANEIFLAGETPIYLSGTWNVGLIDENAEFEWAVAPNACEAECGGFPGGKYMAAFRESKNPALAAEFIRFMNETGNQEIFLQAAGSLPTRVDLQESGVTYPESRQAAMDVFNLDLGRTPTFGYESNASPAFSGSATELVNQISEVVAGNKDLPTAMADLRTSTQSILDEVTSW from the coding sequence ATGAGAATCAGGTCGACAGCTGGTGTCGTGGCAGTCGTCGCCGCGTCCGGCGCCATGCTGCTCGCGGCGTGCGCCCCGGGCCAGGTCGAGGGCGGGTCGTCCGACACGGGAGGGTCCGACCCGACCGAGGTCGAGTCGGTCGACCCGAGCGAGTTCGCGGGCAAGACGCTCAACTACGTCTACTTCACCGACGGCCCCGACGAGGCGGCCACCCGCGAGCTCATCACGGCGTTCGAGGAGACCTACGACGTCACGGTCAACCTCGAGATCCTGCCGTACGCCGACCTCGTCACCTCGGTGACGCAGCGGCTCACCGGCGGGAACGCCCCCGACGTCGCCCGGCTCTCGACGCTCCAGGACTTCCGCGCCGACCTGCTCCCGCTGGGCCAGTACCTGGGCGCCGACTACAGGGACGAGTTCCTCGAGGGCCCGCTCCAGGCGGTCGTCGAGGACGACGGCGACATCATCGCCGTCCCGTCCGACCAGACCCTCAACGGCCTGTTCGTCAACGTCGACCTCTTCGACCAGGCGGGCGTCGAGCTGCCCGACCCCGAGGACCCGTGGACCTGGGAGGAGATGCTCGACGCCGCGTCGAAGGTCAAGGCCGCGACCGGCACCGCCTACGCGTTCGCGATGGACAAGTCGGGGCACCGGCTCTCCACGGTCCTGTCCCAGTACGGCACGGCCCTGCTGAGCGCGGACGGGGTGGCCCTCGACGAGGCGAAGGCCGTCGCCGCGATGCAGCCGCTCGTCGACATGATGGCCGTCGACGACATGCCCCGGGACTTCTGGCTCGGCAGCGGCAGCCGGTACGAGGGCGCCAACGAGATCTTCCTCGCTGGCGAGACGCCGATCTACCTCTCGGGCACGTGGAACGTCGGGCTCATCGACGAGAACGCCGAGTTCGAGTGGGCCGTCGCGCCGAACGCCTGCGAGGCCGAGTGCGGCGGGTTCCCCGGCGGCAAGTACATGGCGGCGTTCCGCGAGAGCAAGAACCCGGCCCTGGCGGCCGAGTTCATCCGGTTCATGAACGAGACCGGGAACCAGGAGATCTTCCTCCAGGCGGCGGGCTCGCTGCCCACCCGGGTCGACCTGCAGGAGTCGGGCGTCACCTACCCCGAGTCCCGCCAGGCGGCGATGGACGTGTTCAACCTCGACCTCGGCCGGACGCCGACCTTCGGCTACGAGTCGAACGCGAGCCCGGCCTTCTCCGGCTCCGCCACCGAGCTCGTCAACCAGATCTCCGAGGTCGTCGCGGGCAACAAGGACCTCCCGACCGCGATGGCCGACCTCAGGACCTCGACCCAGTCGATCCTCGACGAGGTCACCTCGTGGTGA
- a CDS encoding carbohydrate ABC transporter permease, protein MTAAPGVAPALTPGRGGGGPRRRSRPWGIRVAPYLFLLPNMAIFGLFTIWPAINGFNISLYESPNGRVFRWVGLGNYQKILTDEEFWQVARQTAVYALAFVVLTAAFSILLAVLVDQQRRGKTFFRGVFFVPVLVSPVVVGLVWNWLLERQGGLVNTALGTSIPWLVDSSWAMVSIIVVGVWMQVGFFMLIALAGLQGIDPSIYEAARMDGASRWKQFWSMTLPLLQPSIVVIVVLSTIRGFEAFDFIYTLTGGGPTGATTLIVQYIYENGFVSPIRYGHAAAAGVILFVAIFTLTLVNWAISRRREAV, encoded by the coding sequence GTGACAGCCGCACCCGGCGTCGCGCCTGCCCTCACCCCCGGCCGGGGTGGGGGCGGGCCCCGCCGACGCAGCAGGCCGTGGGGCATCCGGGTGGCCCCGTACCTGTTCCTGCTGCCGAACATGGCGATCTTCGGCCTGTTCACGATCTGGCCCGCGATCAACGGGTTCAACATCTCGCTGTACGAGTCGCCCAACGGACGGGTGTTCCGCTGGGTGGGGCTCGGCAACTACCAGAAGATCCTCACCGACGAGGAGTTCTGGCAGGTGGCCCGGCAGACGGCCGTGTACGCGCTCGCGTTCGTCGTCCTCACCGCCGCCTTCTCGATCCTCCTCGCCGTCCTGGTCGACCAGCAGCGACGGGGCAAGACCTTCTTCCGCGGGGTGTTCTTCGTCCCGGTCCTCGTCTCCCCGGTCGTCGTCGGCCTCGTGTGGAACTGGCTCCTGGAGCGCCAGGGCGGCCTCGTCAACACGGCGCTCGGCACGAGCATCCCGTGGCTGGTCGACTCCTCCTGGGCGATGGTCTCGATCATCGTCGTCGGGGTCTGGATGCAGGTGGGCTTCTTCATGCTCATCGCGCTCGCCGGCCTCCAGGGCATCGACCCGTCGATCTACGAGGCCGCGCGGATGGACGGCGCGTCCCGGTGGAAGCAGTTCTGGTCGATGACGCTGCCGCTGCTGCAGCCGAGCATCGTCGTCATCGTCGTGCTGTCGACGATCCGCGGCTTCGAGGCGTTCGACTTCATCTACACCCTCACCGGGGGTGGCCCGACGGGAGCGACGACGCTCATCGTCCAGTACATCTACGAGAACGGGTTCGTCTCACCGATCCGGTACGGCCACGCCGCCGCGGCCGGCGTGATCCTCTTCGTAGCCATCTTCACGCTGACGCTCGTCAACTGGGCGATCAGCCGACGTAGGGAGGCCGTGTGA